The Nitrospirota bacterium genome has a window encoding:
- a CDS encoding DNA gyrase inhibitor YacG, with translation MPDVKIVCPICKKELELKDNPFRPFCSERCKLIDLGTWASGEYKIEGRPEDEGGGRTQKEEQ, from the coding sequence ATGCCTGATGTGAAGATAGTTTGTCCCATATGTAAGAAAGAATTGGAATTGAAGGATAATCCTTTTAGACCCTTTTGTTCTGAAAGGTGTAAACTAATTGATTTAGGCACCTGGGCATCCGGGGAATATAAGATTGAAGGAAGGCCTGAGGATGAGGGAGGCGGAAGGACTCAGAAGGAGGAGCAATGA
- a CDS encoding diaminopimelate epimerase, protein MKFTKMHGLGNDFILIDCMERTLPRPSNVSKKLCHRRFGIGADQVLLLHKSKIADFRMRIFNADGGEVEMCGNGIRCLAKYIWDNKMSNKKNLRIETLAGIITVERAGNMVRVDMGEPVLEPEKIPVNLSHKSEARSQKSKSEDSLLVTRYSSLIIDYPIRISDREFKITCVSMGNPHTIIFVNDTDDFPVTHYGPLIENHQLFPKRTNVEFTQVIDAKNIKLRVWERGSGETMACGTGASAAAVACHLKGLTGRDIKVHLPGGELFIEWSGKDNHIYMTGPAVEVFRGDIGL, encoded by the coding sequence ATGAAGTTTACAAAAATGCATGGCCTTGGCAATGATTTCATCCTTATTGATTGCATGGAGAGGACATTGCCCCGTCCATCAAATGTATCAAAGAAACTATGCCACAGGAGATTTGGCATTGGTGCAGACCAGGTATTGCTCCTTCATAAATCTAAGATTGCTGACTTCAGGATGCGGATATTCAATGCTGATGGTGGTGAAGTGGAAATGTGCGGCAATGGCATAAGGTGCCTTGCAAAGTATATCTGGGACAATAAGATGTCAAACAAAAAAAACCTGAGGATTGAGACCCTCGCTGGTATTATAACTGTGGAAAGGGCTGGGAATATGGTTAGAGTCGATATGGGTGAGCCTGTGCTTGAGCCAGAAAAAATACCTGTCAATTTAAGTCATAAGTCAGAAGCCAGAAGTCAGAAGTCCAAAAGCGAAGACTCGTTACTCGTTACTCGTTACTCGTCACTGATTATCGACTATCCCATTAGGATCAGTGATAGAGAATTTAAGATAACCTGTGTCTCAATGGGCAACCCGCATACAATTATATTTGTAAATGATACAGATGATTTTCCTGTTACCCATTATGGCCCTTTAATTGAAAACCACCAGCTTTTCCCAAAAAGGACAAATGTTGAATTCACACAGGTAATTGATGCAAAGAATATAAAATTAAGGGTATGGGAAAGGGGCTCTGGAGAAACCATGGCATGCGGCACAGGAGCTTCTGCAGCAGCAGTTGCCTGCCATCTAAAAGGCCTGACAGGTAGGGATATAAAGGTTCATCTGCCTGGTGGTGAGCTGTTTATTGAATGGTCTGGAAAAGACAATCACATCTATATGACAGGTCCTGCTGTTGAGGTCTTCAGGGGAGATATTGGACTCTGA
- the lysA gene encoding diaminopimelate decarboxylase, with protein sequence MHDFLYKKGELYAEDIPVRQISEKVGTPLYIYSHRTLLRHFNAFKKAFNGFPHLICFALKANSNGAILRLFAKQGGGADIVSGGELFRAIRAGIQPKRIVYAGVGKTEDEIRYALKTGILMFNVESSDELKAIDKFAGQMGVKAPIALRVNPDIDPETHPYISTGLRKHKFGIPIEEALEYYRLARQLPNIKILGVHKHIGSQITKVSPFVDALKKVLLLVEGLKLQGMEIKYLDVGGGLGIPYNDEEPPKPEDLARALLPLLKGKGFTLILEPGRSIAGNAGILVTKVLYTKKGIEKEFIIVDAGMNDFARPSLYGAFHKILPVTKRKRQKVFADVVGPICESSDFLARDREIERPSQGEILALIGAGAYGFSMSSNYNSRPRIAEVMVKGKEFFVVRDREDYKDLVRGERIPGFLK encoded by the coding sequence ATGCATGATTTTCTTTACAAAAAAGGCGAGCTTTATGCTGAGGACATCCCTGTAAGACAAATCTCGGAAAAGGTAGGAACTCCGCTCTATATCTACAGCCACAGGACCCTTCTAAGGCACTTTAATGCATTCAAGAAGGCATTTAATGGTTTCCCTCATTTGATATGCTTTGCCCTCAAGGCCAATTCAAATGGTGCAATTCTAAGGCTTTTTGCAAAGCAAGGTGGCGGAGCGGATATTGTTTCTGGCGGAGAGCTTTTCAGGGCCATCAGGGCAGGAATTCAGCCAAAGAGAATAGTCTATGCAGGGGTTGGCAAGACCGAGGATGAGATCAGATACGCCCTTAAGACAGGAATACTTATGTTTAATGTGGAGTCTTCTGATGAACTGAAAGCTATTGATAAATTTGCAGGGCAGATGGGTGTAAAAGCTCCGATTGCGCTCAGGGTCAATCCGGATATAGACCCGGAAACACATCCTTATATTTCCACAGGCCTCAGGAAACACAAATTTGGCATCCCCATAGAAGAGGCGCTTGAATATTACAGGCTTGCGAGGCAGTTACCCAACATAAAGATCCTCGGTGTTCATAAGCATATAGGCTCTCAGATTACAAAGGTTTCTCCCTTTGTCGATGCGCTGAAAAAAGTACTCCTGCTTGTGGAGGGCTTAAAACTTCAGGGTATGGAGATAAAGTATCTGGATGTTGGAGGAGGACTGGGGATACCCTATAACGATGAAGAACCGCCAAAACCTGAAGACCTTGCGCGGGCACTCCTGCCATTACTTAAGGGCAAGGGTTTTACCCTCATCCTGGAACCAGGAAGGTCAATTGCAGGAAATGCAGGAATCCTTGTGACAAAGGTGCTATACACTAAGAAAGGCATTGAAAAGGAGTTTATAATTGTAGATGCCGGGATGAATGACTTTGCGAGGCCGAGTTTGTACGGCGCCTTTCACAAAATTTTGCCTGTCACAAAAAGAAAGCGTCAGAAAGTCTTTGCAGATGTTGTCGGGCCAATATGCGAGTCCTCAGACTTTCTTGCGAGAGACAGAGAAATCGAGAGACCTTCTCAGGGAGAGATTTTAGCTTTGATAGGTGCCGGGGCATATGGATTTTCTATGAGCTCAAACTACAACAGCCGCCCAAGAATAGCCGAGGTCATGGTTAAGGGAAAAGAGTTCTTTGTGGTGAGAGATAGAGAGGATTATAAAGACCTTGTCAGAGGCGAGAGGATCCCGGGTTTTTTGAAATGA